A stretch of Camelina sativa cultivar DH55 chromosome 18, Cs, whole genome shotgun sequence DNA encodes these proteins:
- the LOC104763276 gene encoding uncharacterized protein LOC104763276 has protein sequence MDCEPSNKRQRPQPKKPRHHGPLDRFVTSTPPDILKVVKYATLLFQLLDKIVEEVGEENVVLVVMDNESNYVKAGKLLEAKRPNLYWTPCAEHCIDLMLEDLGKMANVKSAIQKCIFMNGYIYSHIPLVNMMRNFTNQRNLHRPTITRFATTFITLAQFHKQKDKLRKMVHSEEWNNSKWSKEAGGNKVRTYILQDSFWKNVLYGLKLAGPLVQVLRMVDGEIKPPMGYMYAATDQAKETIMKSFNWREEHYKTAFEIIDKRWECQLHRPLHAAGYFLNPEIQYGKYDDANCEEVLKGLYDCIDRLVPEIKTQDKIMSEIDEFKNATGLFGYHMAIRHKATKSPAEWWSSYGSSTPHLQKFAIKVLSLTCSATGCERNWGVSQLIHTKRRNRLSQNRLNDMVFVKYNRALQRRYKRKDIVDPILLEEIDDSNEWLTGRMDGSSDNEAAASSRFEKEKGIASTSSGSRAFRKPPSSGMTLVDEDDDDVEEDFGGGELFQDTLLDRDDYEFENTQFD, from the exons ATGGATTGTGAGCCAAGTAACAAACGGCAACGTCCCCAGCCAAAAAAGCCAAGACACCACGGTCCACTTGATAGGTTTGTCACTTCTACACCTCCCGATATATTGA AAGTTGTGAAATATGCCACATTGTTATTTCAATTGCTTGATAAGATAGTTGAGGAAGTAGGAGAAGAAAATGTTGTCCTAGTGGTCATGGACAATGAATCAAACTATGTGAAAGCTG GAAAATTACTTGAAGCTAAAAGACCAAATCTTTATTGGACTCCATGTGCAGAACATTGCATTGATCTAATGCTTGAAGATCTTGGGAAAATGGCAAATGTGAAGAGCGCTATACAAAAGTGTATATTCATGAATGGCTATATTTATAGTCATATTCCTCTTGTGAACATGATGAGGAATTTCACAAATCAAAGGAATTTGCACAGACCGACGATTACAAGATTTGCAACAACTTTCATCACGCTAGCACAGTTTCATAAGCAAAAAGACAAGTTGAGAAAGATGGTTCATTCTGAAGAATGGAATAATTCCAAGTGGTCAAAAGAAGCAGGAGGAAATAAAGTAAGAACATATATTTTGCAAGATAGTTTTTGGAAGAATGTTTTATATGGGCTGAAGTTGGCAGGTCCTCTAGTACAAGTTCTTCGAATGGTTGATGGAGAGATAAAGCCTCCTATGGGATACATGTATGCAGCCACGGATCAGGCAAAGGAGACAATTATGAAGTCTTTCAACTGGAGAGAAGAACACTACAAAACTGCATTCGAAATTATTGACAAAAGATGGGAGTGTCAACTTCATCGTCCTCTTCATGCAGCTGGCTACTTTCTCAATCCAGAAATCCAATATGGAAAATATGATGATGCAAACTGTGAAGAAGTGTTGAAAGGTTTGTATGATTGTATTGACAGGTTGGTTCCAGAAATTAAGACTCAAGACAAGATAATGTCTGAGATAGATGAATTTAAAAATGCAACTGGTCTATTTGGTTATCATATGGCTATAAGGCATAAAGCTACAAAATCACCAG cGGAATGGTGGTCTTCTTATGGATCTTCAACTCCACACCTCCAAAAATTTGCCATAAAAGTTCTTAGCCTCACTTGTAGTGCTACTGGTTGTGAAAGGAATTGGGGTGTTTCTCAACTA ATTCATACCAAAAGAAGGAACAGATTGTCCCAAAATCGATTGAATGACATGGTATTTGTGAAATACAATCGTGCTTTGCAACGTCGATACAAGAGGAAAGACATTGTTGATCCTATTCTCTTAGAAGAAATTGATGACAGCAATGAGTGGCTTACTGGGAGAATGGATGGGAGCTCTGATAATGAAG CAGCTGCCTCAAGtagatttgaaaaagaaaaaggtatcgCTAGTACTTCTAGTGGTTCAAGAGCATTTCGTAAACCACCTTCTAGTGGTATGACTttggttgatgaagatgatgatgatgtggaagAGGATTTTGGTGGAGGAGAGCTCTTTCAAGATACTCTTTTGGATCGTGATGACTATGAGTTTGAGAATACTCAATTTGATTAG